atttattttttactctTCATAAGTATATAGGCAATCAtggaaatagaaataaaatgtgATGGTTTGATATGTTTAatcttttatattttcaatgtttaaaagtttcaatatttttaactaTATAAAAGTTCCTCATTTTTATCAATTTAATTTTTACAACTGATAACAAAAACAACTATAACTTTGAAAaaagatataaaataaaataagagtaAAAAACAGCGGTACAATGCACTTTGcaacatattaaaaaattttaataaatgtatTCATGTTTCGAACCGATCTAAcctaattttatatttactaaAAGAAACtattaaaattgtaaataaagtGCAATGAACTCAAAAATGTGTGAATcaacaattaaaaaattaattattgtgGGTTATAATTATTGTGGGTTAATTAGATATCTCTTTATGACTCTCAAAACGATAAGTTATCAGCATCGATCAGTATTTGAAACTTTCTTTCGCCTATCTATTTGAACGAACGCTAAAGCCCTCTCTTTTTTCCCTAGGAAGTGCATATACTTATTTCACGTTTCATATTAATTTCTCTTAACATTATTTTAACGTCTTTATTTTCGTATACATCgataattattattcaattaaatattccttattaaaaattacaaaacCTACGGATTTTATAGTAACTTATCTCTAATGCGTCTTGCTTCGTGAAAGTTTGTTTCAATTCTGTATGCCAATCATTAGAAATGCCGCAGCTCTTGTCATTCTGATACTATATAGTGCAACAGAACGCGTAAAAATGAAATCATTCAAACGAAGATAATGGTGAAAGGGTTAGATGTCAGGCCTTCTTCTTTCGAAACATTCATTCGATACATCTCGATACATGCAGCGAGAATCCTTACCAAATCGAGCTGACTTGGATCTAAACAGATCTGAACAGATCTAAAGAAGGTGGATACTAATGGATGTGTTAATACTTGACGGAAGTATTCCTTTTTAAATCATTCTCGAAGAGCTCTGTGAGTACAGTGAAATCTACATCAGAAACAAGGAGAAATATTTAATTGTACTGTACTAATCAAAAGTAGAGAAAAATGTTAACTGCTGCCGCAACTTCGTTGTCGAATAACGGAGGATCTTACAGCAATGACAGGCCGTCAAGCACAGCAGATCCGGAACTCGCGACTGATCCCGCTTCTGGTGGATTCTTTCATTCGGATtataaaaagtaaatatccCAATACTATTGTTGCAATAATTAATATGCCGTTTTTGAAACATATTTGATTAGTTTAAAGGGTTATGTCAAATAGCTGAGTGTAATTTAAGAATCAATAGATTTTAGAAGAAAAAGATTCAAACATTATTTTAGAATGTAGTGTTAACTTATAAATTTAAAATGTGGGGAATTAAACacttaataattatagaataTGTTAATGTATAATATGCAGGCGTGTTCTCCATAATGTTTCATTTAATTTAGACATGAAGACTTGAAACAAATGTTGGATAGCAATAAGGATGGGCTTAAGTTGGAAgctatgaaacgtataattgggGTGAGTAATCTTTGATGTTTGTTGTGTGTATTATTGTTCGGATTtgttaacaatgattattaataaaacatatttttcagaTGATAGCAAAGGGAAGAGATGCATCAGAACTATTTCCAGCTGTAGTGAAAAATGTGGTGTCAAAGAATATTGAAGTGAAGAAATTAGTTTACGTTTATTTAGTCCGTTATGCAGAAGATCAACAGGATCTTGCACTTCTATCTATTTCCACATTCCAGAGAGCACTGAAAGACCCTAATCAACTAATAAGAGCAAGTGCATTGAGGGTACTTTCAAGCATAAGAGTTTCTATGATAGTACCTATTGTAATGCTTGCCATTAAAGATTCAGTTAGTGATATGTCACCATATGTTAGAAAGACTGCAGCTCATGCTATTCCAAAACTTTATTCGTTGGATCCTGAGCAAAAAGATGAATTGATAAGCGTTTTAGAGAAACTACTATCCGACAAAACAACTTTAGTTGTAGGTTCAGCAGTAATGGCTTTTGAGGAGGTGTGTCCTGAAAGAATAGATTTAATTCACAAAAATTACAGGAAACTCTGTAATTTGTTAGTAGATGTCGACGAGTGGGGCCAAGTTGTTATAGTGAATATGCTTACAAGATATGCAAGAACACAATTTATTAATCCCAATGTAGATGTATGTATAATTTTCCAAAATTGTGGATGATGCAGAAGCACTTTTATAacttttgaaaataatttttatagaaTGTACCAGAAGATGAAAATCgcccattttatgattctgattcTGATTCTTCTAATACAAAGAAGCCAAAATTATCATTGGATCCTGATCATAGATTGTTGTTACGAAATACAAAACCTCTCTTGCAAAGTAGGAATGCTTCTGTAGTGATGGCAGTATCTCAGTTATACCATCACACAGCACCACAAAGTGAAGTAATTATTGCTGCCAAAGCATTAATAAGATTATTAAGAGGGCATAGAGAAGTTCAAAGTGTAGTTCTTCACTGCATTgctagtatatcaattactagaAAGGTAAtgtagtattaatattgtataatttATCATATATACAAAAGAAAGTATACAGGATGTTATTCTTTATACAGTATGTAATTTTTATACTTTTGCACAGGGAATGTTTGAACCTTTTCTTAAATCATTCTTTGTGAGAACTTCAGATCCTACACATATAAAGCTGTTAAAGTTAGATATTTTAACTAATTTAGCAACAGAAACGAGCATTGGTGTCATACTAAGAGAATTTCAAACATATATTTCAAGTAGTGATAAAGAATTTGTTGGTGCAAGCATACAAGCTATTGGTAGATGTGCAAGTAATATAAAAGAAGTGACTGATACATGCCTGAATGGATTAGTTTCATTACTAAGTAATAGGGATGGTAAGTATATCAAATAAATAGTTAGATTATGTTTCAGCATTCAAATAACGACAATTTTTTATATAATGTTTTATCCAGAGGCTGTTGTTGCTGAAAGCGTCGTTGTtataaaaaaactgttacaGACACAACCGAATgaacataaaaatataattgcCCATATGGCAAAATTAATGGATTTTATAACAATACCACAAGCCAGAGCATCTATTTTGTGGCTTTTGGGAGAATATTCCGACAGAGTCCCTAAAATAGCACCGGATGTTCTCAGAAAAATGGCTAAGAATTTTATAAATGAGCAAGATATAGTAAAGTTACAGATTTTGAACTTGGCTGTAAAGCTATGTCTAAATAATCCCTCTCAAACCAAACCATTTTGTCAGTATGTCTTCCAACTTGCAAAGTATGATCAAAATTATGATATCAGAGATCGCGCACGTTTTTTAAGACATTTTATTTTTGAAGAAGATGAACATAAGAAACTTCCACAGCTTGCAAAAAGAATATTTCTAGCGCCAAAACCAGCACCAACTTTAACATCTAGATTCAAAAATTCAGAATTTCAGTTGGGTACACTATCGCATTATTTGGACATGCCATGTGCTGGTTATCGTCCTTTACCATCTTTCCCTAAAGTAGCTCCTGATCCATCTGTTAGGGATATCCCAAGTGGTAATATGAGAGATACAAGAGAAGAATACTACAGAAAATACAAGAAAGACAAAAAAGGAAAAACAGAAGCGGAACATTTTTACAGTGATGATGAAGAAAGCGACGGTAAGTCTGAAAGGTATTGAAACTTGATTCgacaatttttataataaactATCGTAAAATTTCAGAATGGAATGTTGAAAATGAATCCTCTGAAGCGTCTAGAAGCGATTCTTCAGAAGAAGATAGCGAAGATGAAGAaagtgaagaagaagaagattcgTCTGAATATACATTACATTCTTCTGAATCTGATGATAACAGTAAGAAAAAGGAATCAGCAAAAGAATCTGAGGATTCCAAAGAAAGCGAGACCGATAATAAGGTTTCAAATCCGGAAGTCAAAGAAAAACCAAAAAGTAACATTGATCTCCTTCTAGATTTAGATGATGGTAAGATATATTATAAAGAAAGTAAAGTAAGGAATTATATAAAAAGATAACATTGGTGTACATTTTAATTGCAGTCAtaccaatgattcctgttatgccaTTGAGTGTGGGAGGTCTCCTTACGCCAATTAACACAACAAGTATTTCAAACGATATTAGAGAAGTATCATCTTCGTTTATCCCAACGAAAAAGTTTGAATTGTTAAATAGTGTCATAGGTCATggtctgaagatcgaatataggTTTACGAGATCGCAGCATTTAGTGAGCGCTTATTTAGTTACCATTGAATTGACATTCTGGAATGAAGGCAATGGCACCATTAAAGAAATACAAATGGGCACTAAggtacatttttattatattaaaaatgtattcattgttttttaatgttctttttttattattaatacaatgcattttaatttttttatatctaGAATTTACCGAAAGGTATGCTCGTCCATGATTTCATACGCATACCGTCGCTTGGAGTAAATTCTAATTTGTCATCTACATTGGGTATCAATTTTAATGATTCTACACAACCAGCAAACTTTAATATTGATTTTACAATTGGCGAAGAAACCTACTCGTGTCCAGTTACTATCAAAGCACCAATTGGGGAAATAATACGGTCTGTAATCTTACCAGACAGtatgtttagtattgaaaaaaataaattgaaaggTATGAATGAACATACAGCAAAAGTGCAATATTCAGGAGATAAGAAAACTCTTTCTCAAATGATTTTTGAAAATGCAAATGTTGCACTGATATCTAGTAGTGATGAGGAGATCAGGTCAGTAcatttttgttattcattaaaACAAACTAAAGtgaatgaaattttatttcatctaattttaattttatttacagaTTTGCAGCTCACACTTTAGCATCAAAATCGCTGGTATTAGTTACCTTAAAAATTATAGACAGTGAATCTTTGGAGATATGTGTTAATTGTGAAAAAATGGTAATAGGTTCTATCTTGTTGactgaattaaaaaataatctaaAAAGATAGAATATTTTGCATTTATAGTAACGAAATACATATGTACTAAATATATTTGCAATacttgtataaaataaatgaaaaacttttatgatatatatgtatacttttACAAGTATAATAAGTTAAGTAAATACGAAAATTTAAGAACAATATCTttgttatgaagaatattatcttctatattattaaaatttgtataataaattaaaattatagagCTATGTACTACACTAAATTAGTTATTAAAATCCATTTGTCATAAATTGTAACTGTATTTTTTATACTTTGTGATGCATTAACCATACTACATTGATATATTTCTAACAGTAATGTAATGCAACTAATGTATGACTATatgtttcaattttaatatattaatagtaaataatacaatatatttttaattaaaatattaaatattttttaagaaaGTTTGGTTTTTAAACTATCGAGAGTAATCGATGTAAATATCGATATACAATTTCAATTGCAGAGTATGGCCGATAGATGGAAACATACTATAGGTCCTTTTAGCTACACGATTTACGGTAAGATGCAATGAGGTCCATGAATCTAATATAATCGAAGTAATCTCTTAATTTAATAAGAGAAACAATACATATTTtactaaattttaaatatatcttGAACCTTCCTTAAGAAAAGTACTATATTTTTTTCCGAATTTTACAATTCTCTTATATTTTAAGACTTCAATATTCTAAGAGGTTAAAGTGACGTTTCATGATTTTCGCTAGTATATTCTTATTATATCTTTTTAACTGTGATATTACAATAGTTTACAAATGAACTATTTGATTGAATCTCTGACGTATGTTTCATATTTAACTTAATGAAAATGTGATATCACTTAACCTTTAGAAAACATAGTAAACATGTTCAATAAGAGATTACAACAATGGAAAATATAATATGgactaatatatacatataatacatgtttcatatatttatatgtatattcattTTCTAGAATAACAATATGTACAAATGTACAATAGTTACTTTATTTTTGTATACTTATATCATATTTATTAACCAATGTGTGTTCATGGTTTAGATGACTGATACAAAAGAAGCAACGGTCCCCAAGGCTCCGGAGAAGATGGACACTTCTTCGGACAAAAAGGGCAAAAAGAAAGGTGCGATCAGGCCAAGAAATTATGACCTAGGAAATGGTGTATACAGATTTAGCCGTACACGCATGTTCCACAAGAAAGCCATCTATAAATTCCTTGGCAAGAAGACTCCAAAAACTGTATGTTGCAtgaaattgtacattttattaaGTTACTTTATTTATTCATATGATACATACATCAATGTTTTATAACAGGTGAAGCCCAAGAAACCAGTAACCATTGAGAAGGAAATTAGTGGTGATAAGAATGGAGAGAAACGTATTGTATTACTGAAAAAACGACGTGCATACTATCCTACTGCAGATCCAATAAAACCACACCACGCAAAGAAATGTTTCCGCGATCATCGGCGTTATTTGAGACCATCTTTGAAACCAGGAAAAGTTTGCATTTTACTTGCTGGAGCTCATAAAGGAAAGAGGGTTGTTTTTCTAAAACAGCTCAAGACTGGTTTACTGTTAGTTACTGGtgcgttttatactattttgTATAATTAACTTTTAAACAGATCATTTTAGCATCTCATAATCCCATGTGCAGAGAGCTGAACTTCAAAATTGAACAAAATATCAATCTTTTTTTAAAACAGGTCCTTTCTTGATTAATGGCTGTCCTTTGAGAAGAGTTAGCCAAAACTATGTAATTGCTACTTCTACAAGGATCAATATCTCAGGCTTGAAACTGCCAACTCATATTAACGATGATTATTTCAAGAGGAAACGTGAGAAACGTCCAAAGAAGGCAGAAGGTAATATTTTCACGGAAAAGAAGGACGAGTATAAACCAAATGATCAGAGGAAAGCTGATCAGAAAGTGATTGATAAATTTGTGATCGATGCAATTAAGAAACACAAAGACAAGAAAATGCTTTTCACTTATCTCTCAGCAATGTTTGGCTTGAGAAGTAGCCAATACCCACACAGACTAAAATTCTAATCTTTTATGGTTTGAatacaaatacataataaataaaagaaacataaaacgcaattttTTTATTACCTTGTAATACATTGCAGTAATTTCTCAGTATTTACGAAATTCCTTTAATATAATACCAATTTATATAGTTACAATTCTTAAATTTACTGCTGAAAAGATAATTGATATTTAAAACTAGGAGCGTGCAGGAAGGTTCATTCACGCACTCCTAATTAAAACTATTAATAAACTTATTaggtttaaaaaaataaatattataattttttatacttatttaaaataattttagttgtacaatatacaataaatttaaCGCACACGAagatataatttaataatttatttttatacatttgCATTATAAATACTAAAAGAAGTTATAAATGCTTAAAGTATCTTTAAAAAAAGTGAATTAGATAATAACTGCGTAAAAAACTAAGCGAGTTTAATTTCAATGGAAAAGATAGAGAACTATTGTACGTGAATACGCATGCGCATTATGGGCTGGAACGTCAAAGCGATATCGAGTAACATCTCTCAGTATGTATTGTGACATTATAGTATAATAATTTTCGTGCAAGCAGTTACGTGCAAACTGCAAACgcttttttaaaatttgatctattcagtcttcagccttcGAACAGTGATGCTATTACATAGCCCTGAAATATTAGTGTAAAGGGGCGATTATTAAATTTGTTGCGTGCTGGATACCCGTGACATGTGACAGAT
The sequence above is a segment of the Calliopsis andreniformis isolate RMS-2024a chromosome 3, iyCalAndr_principal, whole genome shotgun sequence genome. Coding sequences within it:
- the Rb gene encoding adaptor related protein complex 3 subunit ruby isoform X2, whose translation is MLDSNKDGLKLEAMKRIIGMIAKGRDASELFPAVVKNVVSKNIEVKKLVYVYLVRYAEDQQDLALLSISTFQRALKDPNQLIRASALRVLSSIRVSMIVPIVMLAIKDSVSDMSPYVRKTAAHAIPKLYSLDPEQKDELISVLEKLLSDKTTLVVGSAVMAFEEVCPERIDLIHKNYRKLCNLLVDVDEWGQVVIVNMLTRYARTQFINPNVDNVPEDENRPFYDSDSDSSNTKKPKLSLDPDHRLLLRNTKPLLQSRNASVVMAVSQLYHHTAPQSEVIIAAKALIRLLRGHREVQSVVLHCIASISITRKGMFEPFLKSFFVRTSDPTHIKLLKLDILTNLATETSIGVILREFQTYISSSDKEFVGASIQAIGRCASNIKEVTDTCLNGLVSLLSNRDEAVVAESVVVIKKLLQTQPNEHKNIIAHMAKLMDFITIPQARASILWLLGEYSDRVPKIAPDVLRKMAKNFINEQDIVKLQILNLAVKLCLNNPSQTKPFCQYVFQLAKYDQNYDIRDRARFLRHFIFEEDEHKKLPQLAKRIFLAPKPAPTLTSRFKNSEFQLGTLSHYLDMPCAGYRPLPSFPKVAPDPSVRDIPSGNMRDTREEYYRKYKKDKKGKTEAEHFYSDDEESDEWNVENESSEASRSDSSEEDSEDEESEEEEDSSEYTLHSSESDDNSKKKESAKESEDSKESETDNKVSNPEVKEKPKSNIDLLLDLDDVIPMIPVMPLSVGGLLTPINTTSISNDIREVSSSFIPTKKFELLNSVIGHGLKIEYRFTRSQHLVSAYLVTIELTFWNEGNGTIKEIQMGTKNLPKGMLVHDFIRIPSLGVNSNLSSTLGINFNDSTQPANFNIDFTIGEETYSCPVTIKAPIGEIIRSVILPDSMFSIEKNKLKGMNEHTAKVQYSGDKKTLSQMIFENANVALISSSDEEIRFAAHTLASKSLVLVTLKIIDSESLEICVNCEKMVIGSILLTELKNNLKR
- the Rb gene encoding adaptor related protein complex 3 subunit ruby isoform X1, which produces MLTAAATSLSNNGGSYSNDRPSSTADPELATDPASGGFFHSDYKKHEDLKQMLDSNKDGLKLEAMKRIIGMIAKGRDASELFPAVVKNVVSKNIEVKKLVYVYLVRYAEDQQDLALLSISTFQRALKDPNQLIRASALRVLSSIRVSMIVPIVMLAIKDSVSDMSPYVRKTAAHAIPKLYSLDPEQKDELISVLEKLLSDKTTLVVGSAVMAFEEVCPERIDLIHKNYRKLCNLLVDVDEWGQVVIVNMLTRYARTQFINPNVDNVPEDENRPFYDSDSDSSNTKKPKLSLDPDHRLLLRNTKPLLQSRNASVVMAVSQLYHHTAPQSEVIIAAKALIRLLRGHREVQSVVLHCIASISITRKGMFEPFLKSFFVRTSDPTHIKLLKLDILTNLATETSIGVILREFQTYISSSDKEFVGASIQAIGRCASNIKEVTDTCLNGLVSLLSNRDEAVVAESVVVIKKLLQTQPNEHKNIIAHMAKLMDFITIPQARASILWLLGEYSDRVPKIAPDVLRKMAKNFINEQDIVKLQILNLAVKLCLNNPSQTKPFCQYVFQLAKYDQNYDIRDRARFLRHFIFEEDEHKKLPQLAKRIFLAPKPAPTLTSRFKNSEFQLGTLSHYLDMPCAGYRPLPSFPKVAPDPSVRDIPSGNMRDTREEYYRKYKKDKKGKTEAEHFYSDDEESDEWNVENESSEASRSDSSEEDSEDEESEEEEDSSEYTLHSSESDDNSKKKESAKESEDSKESETDNKVSNPEVKEKPKSNIDLLLDLDDVIPMIPVMPLSVGGLLTPINTTSISNDIREVSSSFIPTKKFELLNSVIGHGLKIEYRFTRSQHLVSAYLVTIELTFWNEGNGTIKEIQMGTKNLPKGMLVHDFIRIPSLGVNSNLSSTLGINFNDSTQPANFNIDFTIGEETYSCPVTIKAPIGEIIRSVILPDSMFSIEKNKLKGMNEHTAKVQYSGDKKTLSQMIFENANVALISSSDEEIRFAAHTLASKSLVLVTLKIIDSESLEICVNCEKMVIGSILLTELKNNLKR
- the Rpl6 gene encoding ribosomal protein L6, which translates into the protein MTDTKEATVPKAPEKMDTSSDKKGKKKGAIRPRNYDLGNGVYRFSRTRMFHKKAIYKFLGKKTPKTVKPKKPVTIEKEISGDKNGEKRIVLLKKRRAYYPTADPIKPHHAKKCFRDHRRYLRPSLKPGKVCILLAGAHKGKRVVFLKQLKTGLLLVTGPFLINGCPLRRVSQNYVIATSTRINISGLKLPTHINDDYFKRKREKRPKKAEGNIFTEKKDEYKPNDQRKADQKVIDKFVIDAIKKHKDKKMLFTYLSAMFGLRSSQYPHRLKF